In Desulfobacter hydrogenophilus, the genomic stretch TTTTCCCTTAAACTCGTCATACTCACCTTTACCATCCTTCCATTTGAATTTACGGACCACCGTCACATCGGCCAGGGGCTTTTCCTTTAAACAGTAGTTGACCTTTAATTTGATCTACCATTTTTTGATTTTGGTCACCAATAACAAACGTAGCCAATGTCGCTTCAAAATTGGTTTGGGAATCCTTAAACATTATCAATGCCAGGCTAACTATGTTGTGTTGCAAATGTAAAAAAAATGCATGCATTCTAAGATGGTGTTAACAATTTCGTTGTTGATGTTTTAAACATTTATGCAGATCTGGTTATTTTTACTTTTCGGGTGTTATCCCGTTAGATAAGTGGATACGAAAGATAAATGGAAACTACAGATCAACTTGATCTCTCCTTTTATTTTGCAATAGGAGCGTTGCATTATGCTATGTTCTGTTTTATATTGCAATTATACCCTGCACAAAGGAGGAAACATGGCGACAGCAGTAAGAGTGTCCGGTGATCTTGTAACTGAGGCTAAAATTTATAGCAAAGTTGACAAACGATCAATCACTGGACAGATAGAACATTGGGCGAGGATTGGTAAGTGCGCAGAAGAAAACCCTGATCTCACTTATAATGCTATCAAAAATATTTTAATTGGGGTTGCAGAATTAGATCAAGGCGAATACTCAGAATACCAATTCGGATAATTTGACATGCGAATTTTCCAGTCAAGATCCTTTGCTAAAAAAGTTAAGAAACTCAATAAAAATGAAAAATCCATATTGGATGATCAGATCAAATCAATAATTGAGAACCCGGGTATTGGAGATGAGAAGAAAGGAGAGCTGCGGGGAATATTTGTTAGCAAGTTCAAAATTAAAACGATTCAATATCTTTTAGCGTATCGCATCGTTGATGAAAACCTTGAATTGATTTTACTCGGCCCTCATGAAAACTATTATAGAGATCTGAAAAAATCTATTTGAACCAAAAAGATAACGAACCACGATCTTATCCGGTGGTTGAACAAGCCCGGCGAAAATGACCGGGTTCTTTATCTTTTATAAGAAAATTTTAATAACTTGCTGAATTAATTTTATAATTTCTTGTGGTCTGACCTTGGTGAAAGACCAGGTCGGCCATGGCCGTTATATTTAGAAAGATAAGATCACAAATAGATCGGTCAAAGGTCACGAGGTTATCACAAAGATTGCCATGGGGCGTTCCCCCGGCATTGTAATTTATCGGGGCCGCTGCCATGTGGGCAGGGAAAAGCCGCTATCCCTGATGATCCTTTTTTCCGGCCCGGGGTATCGCCTATATTAAGGCCATTTGGATTGTTTAAAAATTTGTCGTTTAGATGATTTGGGGCCGAGGCGATGAGACACAACCCCAGCGTTGCATAAAAAAGTTAGTAAATGAGCCGACGAGCATTGCCAATAAGGCGTTTCCAAGTTTTTTAAGCAATTTTCAGGAATTCACTTTTGGTGAGGTCCTGAAAATTGCTTAAAAAATGGTTTTACATAATTATAGCAAGCGTCGTCCTATTCAATGGTGCTTATTTTATGCAACGTTAAGGACAACCCATCCTGGAACGATGTTTTGAATACTATCGCAATATTGATTAGGACCGCAGATTAAATAAGTTGGGCAGAAATAACGCCGAATTTTGGTTCATCTACAAGGCGCATTAAAGGTTGAATAGCAGGCCTATTGAACCTTTGATGCAACGAAGTAGATGGGCTAAAAGGCAAGCTATTTCGTTCAAGTTATTTAATCTGCGGTCCTAAACAGGTTGGGGACGAAATTGCCGCCTGAGTCAAGGGAGAAGAAATCACACAACATATCAAAAGAAAATTGCATATAGGCCCGAAGATGTATTATGCTGAAAAGGTGTATTATGCTGGGAAGACAAAGTTAAGTTTTGAACATTTTTTACAACAACAAAAAAAGGATGAATACTATGGACATTTCAACAACCTATATGGGTCTTACCCTTGAAAGCCCTGTTATTGTAGGCAGTTCCGGATTAACCGACTCTGTGGAAAAACTAAAAAGAATTGAAGACGCCGGAGCGGGTGCCGCCGTACTTAAATCCATTTTTGAAGAAGAAATCGCCTATGAGTACAATGACATGATAAAAGACGTGTCCCTTACAACCGGATACAACCTGGAACAATTCGATTACCTTGACATGCAACTCCGGGGGAAGAAACTGTCTGCATATCTGGACCTGATCAAAGAGGCAAAGGCCGGCGTGAGTATGCCTGTTATTGCCAGCGTAAACTGTGTCTACTCCCATGAATGGGCCTCCTTTGCCAAACAGATCGCCGATGCCGGGGCTGATGCCCTGGAACTGAACATGTTTTTTGCGCCCACTGATTTTGAACGGGAAAGCAGTGAATTGGAAAAAGTCTATTTTCAGATTGTTGAAAAACTTTTGAAAACAATCACCATTCCGGTTTCACTGAAGATAAGCTACTATTTTTCAAACCTGGGAA encodes the following:
- a CDS encoding type II toxin-antitoxin system RelE/ParE family toxin; this translates as MRIFQSRSFAKKVKKLNKNEKSILDDQIKSIIENPGIGDEKKGELRGIFVSKFKIKTIQYLLAYRIVDENLELILLGPHENYYRDLKKSI
- a CDS encoding TA system antitoxin ParD family protein, yielding MATAVRVSGDLVTEAKIYSKVDKRSITGQIEHWARIGKCAEENPDLTYNAIKNILIGVAELDQGEYSEYQFG
- a CDS encoding dihydroorotate dehydrogenase-like protein; translated protein: MDISTTYMGLTLESPVIVGSSGLTDSVEKLKRIEDAGAGAAVLKSIFEEEIAYEYNDMIKDVSLTTGYNLEQFDYLDMQLRGKKLSAYLDLIKEAKAGVSMPVIASVNCVYSHEWASFAKQIADAGADALELNMFFAPTDFERESSELEKVYFQIVEKLLKTITIPVSLKISYYFSNLGRMIQRLSETGISGIVLFNRFFSPDIDTDKLEVKPSFLFSSPSDIAISLRWMAIMSQRVKCDLAASTGVHDAQGVIKHLLAGAQAVQMVSTLYKNKTPYLKTVIRDIRNWMETHGFNSLDDFRGKLSQAEAQNPAVYDRLQFMKYYS